The segment AGACGTATACCGGTCCCGTAAAAGGCCCGGAGAACCTGGCCTTCCTGCGGCCGGAGACGGCGCAGGGGATATTCACCAACTTCAAGAACGTGCTGGACACGAGCCGCGTAAAGGTGCCGTTCGGGATAGCGCAGCAGGGCAAGTCTTTCCGGAACGAGATCACCCCCGGAAACTTCATCTTCCGCACCCGGGAGTTCGAGCAGATGGAGATGGAGTTCTTCGTCGAGCCCGGCACCGACGAGGAGTGGCACGAGACCTGGATACAGGAACGCTGGGACTGGTACACGGGCCTCGGCATGGACCCGGAGAATCTGCGCGTGTACGAGCACCCGCCCGAGAAGCTCTCCCACTACTCCAAGCGCACCGTGGACATCGAGTACGACTTCCCGTTCGCGGGCTGGTCCGAGCTCGAAGGCGTCGCAAACCGTACCGACTACGACCTCTCACGCCACGCGGAGTTCTCCGGCCAGAAGCTGGAGTACATAGATCAGGGCACCGGAAACCGCTTCGTGCCCTACGTCATCGAGCCCGCAGCCGGGGCCGACCGGGTCGCGCTCGCCTTTATCGTGGACGCCTACCGCGAGGAGGAGCTAGAGGGCGAGTCCGACGATAGCCGGGTTGTGCTGAAGCTGCACCCGCGCATTGCGCCGGTAAAGGCGGCGGTCTTCCCGCTCACCAAGAAGGAGCCCGTCTCCACGAAAGCCCGGGAGCTATACAACGACCTGCGCGGCGACTACAGCATCTTCTACGACGAGACCGGGGCGATAGGGCGGCGTTACCGGCGCCAGGACGAGATCGGCACCCCGTTCTGCGTCACAGTGGACTTCGACACCCTGGAGGACGATCAGGTCACCATCCGCGACAGAGACACCATGCAGCAGGAGCGGGTGCCGATAAGCGAGGTGCGCGAGCGCCTTCAACGCCTGATCTCGACCGGCTCGGCCGCGGCGGAGAGGTAACTCAGGATAATTTAGTACTGCGGAGCCCGGCGCGCTCGTTCGTGCGCCGGGTTTGCTGAGCTCCGCTACACCTTTACACTCTTCAACAGATCGGCGGCCTTCTCTCCGACCATCATGCAGGTGATGCAGGGGTTTACGCTTATCATGGCCGGGAACACCGAAGCATCCGCCACGCGTAGCCCCTCTACGCCCCGCACCCGGAGCTCGGGGTCCACGACGGCGTCCGGGTCGTCGGGCGCTCCCATCTTTGCCGTCCCGGCCGGATGGTACACGGTGTTGGCCGTGGTGCGGACGTACTCCGAGATCTCCTCGAAGCTCTGGGCCGAAGGCCCCGGAGCCAGCTCGCGCTCCATCCACTCCGAGATCGAGGAGCTCGCGGCGATCTCGCGGGCGAGGCGGACTCCCTCGACCATGATCCGCTCGTCGTAGCCTTCCGGGTCGGTGAAGTAGCGGAAGTCTATCGCCGGTGGCGTGTCGGGGTCGGCGGAGCGCAGGCGCACCGTCCCCCGGCTCCTAGCGCGGGTGACGTTCGGGGTAATGGAGAACGCGTTCTCCGCCGTCGGGTAACCTTTTGGCAGCGTGTGCATGTCGAACGCCTGTAAGCCAAAGTGGAACATAAGATCCGGGTCTCCGGCGTCGGGGTCCACGTTCGCGAAGAGCCCGGCCTCGTAGTAGTTGGCCGTCTCGTCGGGTACCGGACGGGACGCCTCCCACATGATGACGCCCTCCGGGTGATCCAGGAGGTTCTCCCCAACCCCGACCAGATCCGAGACCACGGGCACGCCTAGCATCCCGAGCGGCTCCGCCGCGCCCACGCCGGAGAGCATCAGGAGCTTCGGAGTGTCGAAGGCCCCGGCCGAGAGCACGATCTCCTCATTCGCCCGCAGCTCGCCCCTCTCGGTCTCCACACCCACGGCCCGGTTCTCGTCGAACAGGACGCGGTACGTGCGCGTGCCGGTCAAGACGGTGAGGTTATCCGGTAGCTCCTGCATCGGATGAAGATACGCAGCCGAGCTCGACTGCCGGTGCTCGCCTTTCTTGTTGAGCTGGAAGAGCCCGACGCCCTCTTTCACGCCCTTGCCGAAGTTCAGGCGCGGGAAGCCGAGCTCCTCGCCGCCGGCGAGGAACGCCTCGACCAGCGGGTTGCCCGCGTCCGAAGGCTCCATGTTCACCGTGCGGGAGACGCGGGAGAAGTACTTCGCCACGCCGTCCGGTCCCCAGCCCGTTGCTCCGGCACCCTCCCAGCGGCGCATGTCGCCCTCGGTCGGCTTGAAGGCGATGGCCGAGTTGTGGGAGCTCGAGCCACCGAGCATTATGCCGCGGCTGTGCAGGATATTGGAGTTGCCGCGCGGCTGATCCTCTATCTCGAACTCCTGGCCGTAGCTCTCGTGGCCGAGCAGGTTCTGCCAGCGTTTGAGCTCCAGGATCTCGCGCACGCCCTCGTCCGAGGGCCCGGCCTCGACGAGGCACACGCTCGTCTCGGGGTCTTCCGAAAGCCGGGCCGCGGCGACCGCGCCGGCCGTCCCGCCGCCGACCACCACGTAATCAAAGGTCGTAGTATCCAGCTCAGTATCCAACTCGTTCCTTTCCGTCACAGAAGATCAAGCGGCGGCTAGACGTTGCCGAACCAGCCGGAGGACTCGGGGGCGAGATTCACGCTTATGTGCTTGGTCTCCTGGTACTCGTGAAGACCCGCCTCGCCGAGCTCGCGTCCCGAGCCGCTCTTTTTGTAGCCGCCCCACGGGGCCTGCGGATAGTACGGGTGGAAGTCGTTGACCCACACGGTGCCGAGCTTGAGGCCGCGGGCGACCCGGTTGGCGCGGAGCATGTCCGTGGTCCACACCGCCCCGGCCAGGCCGTAGTCGGTGGCGTTGGCGTTGCGGACGGCCTCTTCCTCGCTCGTGAAACGCTCGATGGTGAGTACGGGACCGAAGATCTCCTCCTTCGCTATCCGCATCTCGGGCTCCACACCGGTGAACACCGTCGGCTCGACGAAGAAGCCGTTCTCGAACTTCTCGCCTTCCGGGCGGCCGCCGCCGAGGCGGAGCTCCGCGCCTTCCTCCTTGGCGAGCTCGATGTAGCCCTCGATCTTCTCCCGGTGCTCGGCGGAGATCACGGGCCCCATCTCGGTCTCGTCCTCTGCGCCGAAGCCGAGCTTTATCCGGTCGGCACGCTCCAGGATGGCGTCAACGAACCGGTCGTGGATGGAGTCCTCTACCAGCAGCCGGGACCCGGCGGAGCAGACCTGACCGGCATGGAAGAACGCGGCCTGCAGCGCGTAGTCCACGGCGACGTCGAAGTCGGCGTCGGCGAATACGAGGTTCGGGTTCTTGCCGCCGAGCTCCAGCGCGACGCGCTTTATGGACTCGGAGGCGGACTCGGCGACCTTGCGGCCGCTGACGACCCCGCCGGTAAACGAGACGAAGTCGACGTCCGGGTTTTCGGATAGCTCCGCACCGGTCTCCGCACCCGCGCCGAGCACGACGTTTGCGACGCCGTCGGGCAGTCCGGCCTCCTGCAACAGCTCACAGACCTTTATGGTCGTGAGCGGGGTTAGCTCGCTCGGCTTTGCGACGAAGGTGCATCCGGCTGCTATCGCGGGGGCAATCTTCCAGGAGATCTGGAGCAGCGGGTAGTTCCAGGGTGAGATCATGCCGACCACACCGATGGGCTCGTACACGGTCATACTGAGCGAGCTGTCCGGTACCGGGTTGATGTCCCCGCCGTGGGTCGCGATGAGCGCGCCATAGTACCGGAAAGTACCCGCGATGTCCTGCATGTCGGCGTGGCTCTCCACGAGCGTCTTGCCGGTGTCCAGCGTCTCCAGCCTCGCAAGCTCGGCCTCGTCGCGCTCCAGCAGGTCGGCGACGCGGTTCAGCAGGCGCGAACGCTCCTGGGGGAGCGTGTGGGGCCACGGGCCCTCGTCGAAGGCGCGGCGGGCGGCGGCTATCGCCCGGCGGGTGTCGGCGCGGGTCGCCTCGGGGACGGCGGCCACCGCCTCGGATGTGGCGGGGTTCAGGATCTCGCGCTCCCCGCCCTCCTCGGCGGCGACCCACTCCCCGCCTATCAACATGCCTCTTCTCGTCTGCACGTCCGTCATGGTCAACTTTTGCCTCTCTTCCGCGGGTTTCTGAGTGTTTCTAATCTTCCATAATCTTTCCCGGCGTGGTTACCCGCCACGATGCGCAGCCACGCCGCCGGGACGACGCGGCTGTCTCCGGGACTCTAATACCGGGTCCGGCTATCGGGTGGCCTGGGCGTTGAGCCGCATAAACTCGACGTGCTGCTCGTACTGGTCGAGGACGTCGTCTATTAGCTGGCTGTGGGTGTAGCCCATCACGTCGTAGCCCTGGCCGCCCTCGCGCAGGTGGACGTCGAGGCGATAGTAGACGTCGCTCTCGCGCAGGGAGCGGTCGCCGTACACGGGCATCGGGGCCTCTTGCGGGGCGAGCCGGTACTGGAAGGGCTCCTCCTCGCCGAGGTCCGCCGTCAGCTCGACGTAGCCGAAGCCGGACTCGTCCGTGCCGCCGCCGACCCGAGCCTCGATGCCCTGCTCACCGAGCTCCTCGCCGACCTCGATCAGGGCCGGGCGCGCCGTCTCGGCGAGGAACTCCGATACGGCGTCGTGATCCGGGAAGCTCATGCTGCGCTTGAGGCGCTGCCGCCAGCCCCGCTCCCTCGCCCGCTCCTCCTCGGGGGTGGAGCTGCGGCCGGAGAGCCGGGCGGGCAGGCTCTGGCGCTGGCTGTCGGCCCGGAATCCCTCCACACGCAGGGCCCTGTACAGCCCGACCATCACTAGGATAATCACGAAGGCGAACGGCAGCCCCATGACGACGGTGGCATTCTGTAGCGCCGGCACGCCGCCGACCACGAGCATGGCCAGGGTGAGCAAGCCGATGGCCAGCGCCCAGAAGATCCGCACGCTGGAGGCGGCGTCCTCACGCACCGAGCGCAGGTACGAGGAGAGGTTCGCCATCACCAGAGCGCCGGAGTCGGCGGAGGTGATGTAGAACAACAGACCCGCGATGGTAGCGAGGGTGCCGATGATAGTGAAGGCCGGGAACTGCTGTAGCAGAGTGTAGAAGCCCTGCTCGGGGTTGTTCATCGCCGTCTGGCCGAACTGCCCGTTGCCGCTCCTGACCTCTCTGAGGGCGGTGTTGCCGAAAATCGCGACCCACATGACGATGTACATGAACGGGATGGTGAGGGTACCGGCGACGAACTGCCGGATCGTGCGCCCGCGCGAGATCCTGGCCAGGAACAGCCCGACGAAAGAAGCCCAGGCTATCCACCACGCCCAGAAGAACAGCGTCCAGCCCGTCATCCAGGAGTCGATCTCGCCGCCGGAGAAGGCGAACGTCTGCAGGGTGAGGCTGGGGAAGTTGCTCACGTAGTCGCCGATGTTCAGGACCACGGCATTCAGGAGGAACACGGTGGGACCGGCGATCAGGATAAACGCCGCAAGCCCGATGGTCAGCCACACGTTGAGCTCCGACAGCCGCCGGATGCCCCGGGCGATGCCGCTTACCGCAGAGATAATAGCCACGATCACGGCGAGCACTATCAGCCCGACCTGAGCCGATAGCCCCTCGGGGATACCGTACAGGATGTTAAGCCCGAAGTTGAGCTGCACCACCCCGATGCCGAGCGTGGTCGCGATGCCGAAGATGGTGCCGAGTATCGCGGCCAGGTCTACCGCGTGACCCAGTGGCCCGTAGATGCGCTTGCCGAAGATCGGGTACAGCGCCGACCGGATGTTTAGCGGCAGGTTCAGCCGGTAGGCGGAGTACGCCAGCGCGATACCCATCAGCGCGTACATTCCCCAGCCGGTGAGGCCGTAGTGGAAGATGGTCCACACGGTGGCCTCACGGGCGGCGGCCTGGGTCTCACCGCCGCCCGTCGGCGGGGCGAGGTACTGGGTAACGGGCTCGGCGACGGCGAAGAACATCAGGTCCGTGCCGATACCGGCGGCGAAGAGCATCGCGGCCCAGGAGAACAGGCTGAACTCGGGTTTGGAGTGCTCCGGGCCAAGCTTCACGCTGCCGTACCGGGAGAGCGCGAGGAAGATCACGAACGCCAGTATCACCGTCGCTATCAGGATGTAGAACCACCCGAAGCCGGTCGAGATCCAACCAACCAGCACCCCAATGGCCCCGCTGGCGTTCTCCTGGAAGATCATCGCCCACAGCGCGAACACGACGATGGCTATGGCCGAGCCGAAGAACACCACCGGATTGATCCGGTTCCTGGGCTCCGAGCCCTCCGGCACGCCGTCCGAGCCCTCCGGCTCCGGCTGCCTCGTATCGTTCACATCACTCATAAACCCTCTCCTTCCTGTCTTCCCATCGCGGCCCGGTGGCCCGATATACGTGGCCGTACATAGCCGGCGCACGTCATGACCGGCAGTAAAGCACCTTCCCGTAACCTACGTCACAATTCCACCACTTTGATCCTCCGACCCAGATGTGGTTGCGCTCGTTACGGCCCGCCCCCGAGACTCCTTCGACGCCTGCAAACCTTTATTTGCATGTCGGCTCGGCAGTGTACCGTCTGGACGGTTTAGTAGTCAATAGCAAAATGGCATGTTTTGCCATTATTCACCGTTACAGGGGCGGTGAGGCGCCCGGGGTGCGCGTCCGGGGCCGGCTCGGACGGATCTTACGGTGGCTCTTATGCCTGGTTGTTTGGAGAGTCGGGCGGGGCCGGGTTGGGGTCTTCGTCCGTGATCGTGCGCAGGCGCGTGAGCACCTCCTCGCGCAGCTCACCTTCGACACCGGGGATGTCGAATAGCTCCAGGAACCACAGCCCGTCCGAGGCGAGCCGGACTATGGTGGCGAGCGCCGGGTCCACCCCGTCGTTCTCGGCCCGTTCCTGGAGCGCGCCGTAACGCTCGCGCAGCGGTTCGAGCAGGGCGGGGTCGTTGGCGACGGCGGCGAAGAGCCCGGACTGTACGGCCAGGTTGCGCTCCTCGTCTTCGGGCTCGAAGGTTGCCTCCACGTAGGCCCTGACCCAGCTGCCGTCGCCGCCGTCATCCTTCTCCTGGCCCTCGGACCTCTGGACCCTGCGATCCAGCTCCCGCTCGAAACGCTCTACCGCGAGGTGCTCGACCATCTCCGCGACGAGCCTCTCCTTGCTCGGGAAGTGGTACAGGAGACCGCCCTTGCTGACCCCGGCCTCCCGAGCCACCGCGTCCAGCGTCAGCCTGCCCGCACCCTCGCCGAGCACGATCCTCTCCGCCGCGTCGAGCAGCTTCTGGTGCGTGTCCGCCGAGCCTCGCTTCGCATCCACAGGCATGACTATACCGGCTGGACGGTTTTGGGGTCAACGCCTGACGGCCCGTGCCAGCGGCCCCGGATGAGCCTAGGCTAGCCGGCTTCCTCTGGTGCGGCTCGGAGACTCCTCCAGGGTAGCGCGAGTAAAACGTATAAAAGCTATCCTGTACCGGGAGGGCCACGACACGGATCCCGGAAGTGGCTAAAGCTGCTAAACAAGGATGCGGCCAGGGCGGAGCGGAGACGAAGGTAGGGGTGAGTGAATAAAAGCCGGCCCGGCCGGACCTGTTTTGTGTTGCTTGTGCTGCAAATGTGTTGCGGGAGTCCCCGGTTAAGGAGCGGCTTCATAACGCGTGATATAAAAGTCGTGCCGGATGAACCTGGCGGAGCGCCCTCTGGAGAGGCGGGAGCTCATGCGCGACGGCGAGACGGCGTTCCGCCGGAGCCTCGGGCCCCGGGGACCGGGAAGAGCGGAGTCAAGAGGATGGTGCCGGCTTGAGTGAGAGAGAGACTTGCGCCAACAACGACGTCCGGGAAGGCGGAGGCGGGTGTCCGAACTGCGGGTCGTTGCCCGAGAGGCCCGGGGGCTCCGGCACGCTGTATCTCTGGCCCCCGCTCGGCCATACCCTGGGCAAGGTCCGGAGTCACCTGAGACGCAGCGGGCTCAGGCCCGAAAGCGCGGCCGGCGGCGGGCTCATGGTCTCCATCGGGGAGGGGGCGCGGGATCTCCTCTCCGCGCTCTCCGAGGACACGCTGACCGGCGCGGAGCTCGGGGAGACGCGGGCGCTGTTCAAGTCCGGTGGCGGAGAACTAGAGGTCGCGGACATAGCCCGGACGGAGTCGCTCGGACGCCTGGCTGGCCTGGGACGCTCGGAGTGGCTCTTGGACGTGCTCGCCGAGGAGCGGCTTACCGTCCACTTCCAGCCCATCGTCCCCGCCGACTCTCCGGAGGAGGTCTACGCCCAGGAGTGCCTGCTGCGCGGGATAGACGAGGACGGCTCCACGATCCCGCCCGGCAGGATATTCGCCGCCGCCGGGAGGTGCGGCGTGCTCTTCCAGACCGATCTCGCCGCCCGGCGCGCGGCGATCCGGGAGGCCTCGGCCAACGGGGTCGAGTCCAACCTGTTCGTGAATTTCACCCCCACCTCCATCTACGATCCCGTGTTCTGCCTGAGTCAGACGGTGGAGACCGTGGACGAGGTGGGGATACCCCATGAGAGCATTACGTTCGAGATCACCGAGAGCGAGGACGTCGGTGACGCCACTCACCTGGAGAACATCGTCCGCTACTACCGGGAGCAGGGCTTCCGGGTGGCCCTGGACGACCTGGGCTCGGGATACTCCTCGCTGAACCTGATCCACCGCCTCCGACCCGACTTCGTGAAGCTGGATCTGGGGCTCATCCGGGACGTGGACACGGACCCCTACAAGGCGGTAATAGCCCGCAAGCTGTTGGAGCTAACCCGCGGTCTCGGCATCCAGACCATAGCAGAGGGCGTCGAGACCCCCGGCGAGCTTTCCTGGGTGCAACAGGAGGGCGCGGACTACGTGCAGGGCTTTCTCATCTCCAGACCCACCTCGCCACCGGTCGTCAGCCTCTAGTAAGCGCCCGGCACCTCCGGCGGACGCGCCGCCGACAAGTTTCCAGACTCTTCAGGCTGTTCGGAGGCTACTGCCGACCCTCTCTGGGGCCTCTGGGCCGGAACAAGCCGAACGACGAGGTGTAGCCGTGCAGAAAGCTCGTGCCGCCCACGGGTCCGAACTCGCCGTTGCAGAAGAACCCTCCGACCGGCACCGGGCCGAGACGCTCGTGCAAGACTCCCGTGTCGAAGCCCGGCTCGCCGTACAGGCCCTCGCCGCGCCCGAGACAGGAGAACAAGAGCGCGCCCGAAACCTCGCCTGAGGCGCGGGCCGGGCCCATCGCGCGCTCGTAGCCGGTGAGGACGGCGCGGAGGTCCTCGGCGGAGGCTTCGGCGTCGCGCAGGTGGAACTGGACGCGCATCCCCTCCTGCAGCCGCTCCCCGACGCCGAGCGAGCCGTTCTGGGGGTCCACACCGATGAGGTTCCGGATCAGGAAATCCCCCGGACCCGGCTCCTCCTCGAACTCGTCCATGAGCATCCCGACGAACAGGGCGCTGCCGGCGAGCTTGCGGTCGCGCTCGTCCAGGGCGGCGTAGACCTCCTCCAGCGCCTTGAACGCCGGGCGGCCGTCGAGCTCTTGCAGCACGTTGTCCTGGCAGGAGGTGATCTGCATTACCCCACCGACGGGCTTGCAGCCCTGGGCGACCACGGTGTCCACGGCGACGTCGCCGGTCAGGGCGAGGCCGGCGGTCCCGGAGGCGTAGTAGTCCTCGCCGACGAACAGCGCCCCCTCCCCGGCCGAGGTCGCGCCGCTCGCGAGCCCCCCGACCTTGGCCGCCCCCGGAAAGGCGTAGTCGAGCCCGGAGAGGAGCGTCACCGGGTCCGAGGAGAACGGGTCGGCAAGCAGGACGAACTGGGGCTCCTCGGCGGCGCGGGCCCCGACGAGCTCCTCCCAGGCGTCGGGCGGTCCGTCCAGGTCCGGCAGGGCACCCGGCCCCCCGATACGGAAACCGCGCACCTCCACGTTCCGCATGCGGGCCGCCGTGAGCGTAACCGCCGGCGCGCCCTCGACTTCCTCGCCGCCGCCTATGACGCCGCCCCCCGAGCATCCGAGGAGCGCGTCGGCCCCGAGGTGTGAGAGCACCAGCGAGGGCACCTCCCGGTAACGCTCCCTGTGGTGCGGGGTGACGAAGATCAGGGCAAGCGAGACCGGACCCTCGCCGAGCTCTCGCCGCAGTTCCGCCGCGCACCCGGCGACGGCCTCGTCGAGGTCCGTGTCGCGGGAGATCGCCGTCGCCCACCTCATAGAACCCACAGAGTCCAAAAACAGCCTCCTCTCGCTACCTTACGGAGTTTATACCGCCTGCCGGATTCCTCGGCCCCTCGTCAGCCCTTCGTCAGCCCGCGCCGCCGGACGAACAGCGCGGCGTACAGCCCGGCCCCGAGTAGCGCGGGCAGCCACAGGCCCTCGAACACGGCCACCCCGCACCAGAACGCCAGCGCGAGCAGGACGCTGTCCAGCAGGCCACCCGGCGGCGGCTCCCGCCACCTCCCGGCGAGGACGAGCAGAGCGCACGCCAGTAGCCCCGAGAGGACCCAGCCCGCGTAGTTTGTTAGCGGGACGCCGTAGTAAGCTCCTCCCTCCGGCCACACCCAGAAGCCGAGCGCCGCCGCGCCGGGGTCGAGCACGCCGTCCACGAGGGTCAGGAGGAGCGCGGAGACCACGACCCAGGCCAACCCGCGAGCCGGCCCCGCCGGGGAGGTAAGAGACCGCGCCGGGACGCAGGCCGCGACCGCCCCTATGACCAGCGGCACGTAGGAGACGGGGAGTATGTAGGGGACGTGACCGGCGATCTTGGGCCCCAGGGAGTCACCGTAGAAGAAAGCACCGTATGGAAAGCCGGTGACGGTGCCGGTCGACTCTATGGCAAAGCCGAAAACGGCCAGGACGCCAAGCGAGAGTGAAGCCCGGCCGGCCCCCATATAGCGCCACAGCGCGACGGCTGAAGGGAGCGCGATCAGGGCCGTGGAGATATAGGAGCCGGCCCACGCGCCCGGAAAGTCCGTAAAGCGGGCGGCGAAGTACGACACCACAAAGAGCGCGACGCTGCCCGCGAGCAGGTAACGGGGCACCGCGAACCGGCCCGGTTTTTCGGGTCCCCTATTTTCACCACCACGGTTCACGGGCATATGCTACATCCCCGAGCCGCTGTAAGAGGAGCCGGACGGCCGGTGCATGGCTGGTATATTCTTTTCTGTGCTCCTCCAGCTATTCGTACGGCTCTTTCACATCTCGCGCCCGGTGTTGTGGGTCAACACCGTCGGGACCGCCGTGGTCGGGATGTGGCTCGCCGGTAGCCTGTGGTCCTGGCAGGCCCTGCCGATACTCCTGTGGCTCACGCTGCCGTTCAACCTTCTGATCTACGGCGTCAACGACGTGTTCGACCGCGACACCGATGCGGACAACCCGCGCAAGGGCTCGCTGGAGGGGGCGCGGATCTCGGGCGGCGAGGTGAGGCACATCCGGCTCGGAGTGCTGGCGACCAACCTGCCGTTTCTCCTGTACTTCTTCTTCGGCGTGGGGGCCTCGGCCTTTGCGTGGATGACCCTGTACGCGGCGGTCTTCGTCGGCTATTCGGCCCCACCGGCGCGCTTCAAGGCCCGGCCCTTTCTGGACTCGCTCTCGAACGCGGCCTACGCTTTCCCGCTGGTCTTCGTCCCGCTCGCCCTCGGGGCTGATGTCGTGTGGCCCGCCGCCCTCGGGCTGATGGCGTGGAGCGCGGCCAAGCACACCTTCGACGCCGTGCAGGACATACACGAGGACCGGCGCTCGGGCATCCGCACCACCGCCGTCCGGCTCGGGGCCCGGGGTGTCGCCTACTGGAGCGGGGGGCTGTGGCTCGTCTCGGTCGTGTGCTTCGCCCTGGTAAACGTGCCCGTGGCGCTGATAGTCGCCGTTATCTCCGGTGGTTTGATTTCCGCTCTCTACCGGCGTCCAGAGCCTCGAACCGGACGCAGACTGTACCGGATCTCCATCCTCTACCCCTACGTCGCCGGTACCGTCGCCGGCATCCAGCTCGTCGGCGCGCTCTCCATCGGGGCGTACCCGTGAGCGCGCCGGATACCGGAAAGCGTGTCGTCGTGGTCGGCGGCGGGCTCGGCGGTCTCGCGGCTGCGGCGCTGCTCGGGCGGGCCGGGCACCGGGTGACGCTGCTGGAGGCGGCGGATTATCTCGGAGGCAAGAGCCGCCGCATCACCGTGGATGGCCAGCGGGTGGACACCGGGCCGTCTCTGGTGACGTTCCCGGGCGTGTGGGACGAGCTCCTGCTGCGGTGGGACGC is part of the Rubrobacter aplysinae genome and harbors:
- a CDS encoding UbiA family prenyltransferase — protein: MAGIFFSVLLQLFVRLFHISRPVLWVNTVGTAVVGMWLAGSLWSWQALPILLWLTLPFNLLIYGVNDVFDRDTDADNPRKGSLEGARISGGEVRHIRLGVLATNLPFLLYFFFGVGASAFAWMTLYAAVFVGYSAPPARFKARPFLDSLSNAAYAFPLVFVPLALGADVVWPAALGLMAWSAAKHTFDAVQDIHEDRRSGIRTTAVRLGARGVAYWSGGLWLVSVVCFALVNVPVALIVAVISGGLISALYRRPEPRTGRRLYRISILYPYVAGTVAGIQLVGALSIGAYP